In the genome of Polaribacter atrinae, one region contains:
- a CDS encoding glycoside hydrolase family 2 TIM barrel-domain containing protein, which produces MSKLIFTKYIFLPIILLVFTLNSCDTKTDKVSILKNKEGMKLVVNGEDFIINGMNWDYFPIGTNFSYSLWEQSDAFIKTALDAEMNLLKEMGVNTIRVYEGIQPQWITYIYKEYGIYTMLNHSFGRYGVAINGNWEPETDYSNANAQQGLLTEVSEMAEAYKNTPGLLLFLLGNENNYGLFWAGSETEDFPEGETEKNEIGELRGRAMYKLMNEAAIKMKEIDKNHPVAICNGDDLYIDIIAEECKDVDIYGTNMYRGKSFGDAFERVKKTLNMPILFTEFGADAFNSLTQKEDQKMQAYYMLENWKEIYENVSGLEKAGNAIGGFTFQFSDGWWKLGQTTSLDIHDNHASWANGGYALDYVKGANNMSEEWFGICAKGPTDTKGFYTLTPRAAYFALQKAHQLNPYAKGITTDLISKHFREIKI; this is translated from the coding sequence ATGTCAAAGTTGATATTTACGAAATATATTTTCTTACCAATTATACTACTAGTTTTTACTTTAAATTCTTGCGATACAAAAACAGATAAAGTATCTATCTTAAAGAATAAGGAAGGAATGAAATTAGTTGTAAATGGAGAAGATTTTATAATTAATGGTATGAATTGGGATTATTTTCCGATTGGTACAAATTTTTCTTACAGTTTATGGGAGCAATCAGATGCGTTTATAAAAACGGCATTAGATGCAGAAATGAATTTATTGAAAGAAATGGGCGTTAATACCATTCGTGTTTATGAAGGTATTCAACCCCAATGGATTACTTATATCTATAAAGAGTATGGTATTTATACTATGTTAAATCATTCTTTTGGTAGATATGGTGTTGCTATTAATGGAAATTGGGAACCAGAAACAGACTACAGTAATGCCAATGCACAACAGGGCTTGCTAACAGAGGTGAGTGAAATGGCAGAAGCATATAAAAATACTCCCGGATTATTATTATTTCTTTTAGGGAATGAAAATAATTATGGGCTTTTTTGGGCAGGATCAGAAACAGAAGATTTTCCTGAAGGAGAAACTGAAAAAAATGAGATAGGAGAGTTAAGGGGCAGAGCAATGTATAAATTAATGAATGAAGCTGCCATTAAAATGAAGGAGATAGATAAAAATCACCCAGTTGCTATTTGTAATGGAGATGACTTGTATATAGATATCATTGCAGAGGAATGCAAAGACGTAGACATTTATGGTACAAATATGTATCGAGGCAAATCTTTTGGAGATGCTTTTGAAAGAGTTAAAAAAACATTGAATATGCCTATATTATTTACCGAATTTGGGGCTGATGCTTTTAACTCATTAACGCAGAAGGAAGATCAAAAAATGCAAGCCTATTACATGTTAGAAAATTGGAAAGAGATTTATGAAAATGTTTCGGGGTTAGAAAAAGCAGGAAATGCTATCGGAGGTTTTACTTTTCAATTTAGTGATGGTTGGTGGAAACTTGGGCAAACAACAAGCTTAGATATTCATGATAACCATGCTTCTTGGGCAAACGGAGGCTATGCTTTAGATTATGTAAAAGGAGCTAATAATATGAGTGAGGAGTGGTTTGGTATTTGTGCAAAAGGACCAACTGATACAAAAGGTTTTTACACGTTAACACCAAGAGCAGCTTATTTTGCTTTACAAAAAGCACACCAATTGAATCCGTATGCAAAAGGGATTACAACAGATTTAATTTCAAAACATTTTAGAGAAATTAAAATTTAA